A stretch of the Mesorhizobium sp. Pch-S genome encodes the following:
- a CDS encoding MFS transporter yields the protein MGTSYRWVIVAAGALMTCVALGAMFSLAIFLEPISVDTNWSRAGISSAMTLNFLVMGVGGFMWGAATDRFGPRIVVLIGAVLLGLALVLASRVHSLLIFQGIYGVLVGLAASAFFAPMIVATTAWFDKHRSLAVSLVSAGMGVAPMTISPFARWLITAYDWRTAMFYIGVMSWVLLVPAALLVRRAPDGLTADSQGGAAAGDSNGMTVGQAFKSMQFLVLGLTFFACCMAHSGPIFHMVSYAMACGIAPMAAVSIYSVEGLAGLGGRIVFGILGDRLGVKPVLVAGLLIQAVVIAAYLMVSKLGEFYALAVIFGGTYGGVMPLYAVLARDYFGPRILGTVFGAATMLSCIGMAFGPLAGGWVYDAYASYSWLFIGSAIVGLGAVAIALAFPPQPRQQLQSA from the coding sequence ATGGGTACTTCTTATCGTTGGGTGATCGTCGCGGCCGGTGCGCTGATGACCTGTGTTGCGCTGGGTGCGATGTTTTCCCTCGCAATCTTCCTCGAGCCGATCTCGGTCGACACCAACTGGTCGCGAGCCGGCATTTCCAGTGCCATGACGCTGAATTTCCTGGTCATGGGCGTCGGCGGCTTCATGTGGGGCGCCGCCACCGATCGTTTCGGTCCGCGCATCGTGGTGCTGATTGGTGCGGTGTTGCTCGGGCTTGCGCTGGTGCTGGCAAGCCGGGTGCATTCGTTATTGATCTTCCAGGGCATCTATGGCGTGCTGGTCGGATTGGCGGCAAGTGCTTTTTTCGCGCCGATGATCGTTGCCACGACGGCCTGGTTCGACAAGCACCGCAGCCTGGCGGTTTCGCTGGTCTCAGCCGGCATGGGCGTGGCGCCGATGACGATATCGCCCTTCGCGCGCTGGCTGATCACCGCCTATGATTGGCGCACCGCCATGTTTTACATCGGCGTGATGTCCTGGGTATTGCTCGTGCCGGCAGCACTTCTGGTGCGGCGAGCGCCGGATGGGCTGACCGCCGATAGCCAAGGTGGGGCTGCTGCTGGCGACTCCAACGGCATGACCGTTGGGCAGGCTTTCAAGTCGATGCAGTTCCTGGTCCTGGGGCTGACGTTCTTTGCCTGCTGCATGGCGCATTCAGGCCCGATCTTCCACATGGTCAGCTACGCGATGGCCTGTGGGATAGCGCCGATGGCAGCCGTCTCCATCTACAGCGTCGAAGGCCTGGCAGGCCTCGGCGGCCGGATTGTCTTCGGCATCCTTGGTGACCGGCTCGGCGTCAAGCCCGTCCTGGTCGCCGGGTTGCTTATCCAGGCCGTGGTCATCGCGGCCTATCTCATGGTCAGCAAGCTGGGCGAATTCTACGCGCTGGCGGTGATTTTTGGTGGCACCTACGGCGGTGTCATGCCGCTCTACGCCGTGCTGGCGCGCGATTACTTCGGGCCACGTATCCTGGGCACCGTCTTCGGTGCCGCAACCATGCTCTCCTGCATTGGCATGGCCTTTGGTCCGCTGGCTGGAGGCTGGGTCTATGACGCCTATGCCAGTTATTCGTGGCTGTTCATCGGTTCCGCGATCGTTGGCCTGGGAGCCGTTGCCATTGCCCTGGCGTTTCCGCCGCAGCCGAGACAACAGCTGCAGTCTGCATGA
- a CDS encoding DUF1801 domain-containing protein codes for MFEVQADSLESYFEFDPRRRSELEKVDSLIRRAAPGLGRYFHRGTPAGQAGMRLKMIGYGQFRYAVTSGKQVLWPVIGLALQKNYISLYFAVTFQGRPVTALYTGRLGALRAGRNNFSFERFSDLDADALETLVTRSAEIFEAEPDNPVRYKQSS; via the coding sequence GTGTTTGAGGTTCAAGCGGACAGCCTGGAGAGCTACTTCGAGTTTGATCCTCGGCGCAGGAGCGAACTCGAAAAGGTCGACAGCCTGATCCGCCGCGCGGCCCCAGGCCTTGGTCGATACTTTCATCGGGGCACGCCGGCCGGCCAGGCCGGCATGCGCCTGAAGATGATCGGCTATGGTCAGTTTCGCTATGCGGTCACGAGCGGAAAACAGGTATTGTGGCCAGTCATCGGGCTGGCGCTGCAGAAGAATTACATCAGCCTCTACTTTGCCGTCACGTTTCAGGGGCGCCCAGTCACTGCGCTCTATACAGGTCGGCTCGGCGCGCTGCGCGCCGGGCGCAACAATTTCAGTTTTGAGCGCTTTTCCGATCTTGATGCCGACGCGTTGGAGACGCTTGTCACCCGCAGCGCTGAAATCTTCGAGGCCGAGCCCGACAATCCCGTTCGCTACAAGCAAAGTTCATGA
- a CDS encoding DMT family transporter has protein sequence MKNDLARPTIMLSAGMALSGTSGLFSVMSGQPTFNVVFFRCLFGVVVLFAWVCFRGGRSDYLHIARRQWPLILVSGLCLVINWLALFEAFNRTSIGFATIIYHLQPFWIVLIAGLFLGETLSRDKLGWIAIAFVGLILTILPRIGAMQADRNWLIGVGLAVVASLFYAATTLTTRAVKSVKPDVLSTLHCMIGLIAFAPFMRTATLTGGLPMWGWLAGLGLIHTGIVYVLLYSAYPRLPTPVIAAGAFFNPAAALIADLAVFGRSITLTQGAGLVLILLAGLAVNLGWPLLSGSPARSQN, from the coding sequence ATGAAAAACGATCTCGCTCGCCCCACCATCATGCTATCGGCCGGCATGGCACTGTCCGGAACATCGGGACTGTTCTCGGTCATGTCCGGCCAGCCAACGTTCAACGTCGTTTTCTTCCGCTGCCTGTTCGGCGTGGTCGTGTTGTTCGCCTGGGTCTGCTTTCGTGGTGGTCGCAGCGATTATCTCCATATCGCCAGGCGACAATGGCCACTGATCCTGGTCAGCGGACTATGCCTCGTCATCAACTGGCTGGCGCTGTTCGAGGCCTTCAACCGTACCTCGATCGGCTTTGCGACAATCATCTATCACCTGCAGCCCTTCTGGATCGTGCTGATTGCGGGACTGTTTCTCGGCGAGACCCTGTCGCGGGACAAGCTTGGCTGGATCGCGATTGCGTTCGTGGGCCTGATACTGACCATCCTGCCCAGGATCGGCGCCATGCAGGCCGACCGGAACTGGCTGATCGGCGTCGGCCTGGCGGTTGTGGCGTCGCTGTTCTATGCGGCGACAACCCTGACCACACGCGCCGTCAAATCGGTCAAGCCGGATGTTTTGAGCACGCTGCACTGCATGATCGGTCTCATCGCCTTCGCCCCGTTTATGAGGACCGCAACGTTGACCGGCGGCCTGCCGATGTGGGGCTGGCTGGCTGGCCTCGGCTTGATCCATACAGGTATCGTCTATGTCCTGCTCTATTCCGCATATCCCAGGCTACCCACCCCGGTGATTGCTGCGGGCGCCTTCTTCAATCCTGCTGCTGCACTGATCGCGGATCTGGCCGTCTTCGGGCGTTCGATCACGCTCACGCAAGGTGCCGGGCTGGTGCTCATCCTGTTGGCTGGACTGGCCGTCAATCTCGGTTGGCCACTGCTGTCCGGCTCTCCGGCGCGAAGCCAAAACTGA
- a CDS encoding multidrug efflux SMR transporter, whose amino-acid sequence MAWVYLIVAGLLEVVWAFSMKKSEGFTLLTPTIITIVMMIASFGLLSVAMKTLPLGTAYTIWTGIGAVGAFAVGVMVLGEAMTPMRVLAAVLIVSGLVLMKLSSSH is encoded by the coding sequence ATGGCCTGGGTTTACCTCATTGTTGCCGGACTTTTGGAAGTCGTCTGGGCCTTTTCGATGAAGAAGTCGGAAGGTTTTACTCTGCTCACCCCCACCATCATCACCATCGTCATGATGATCGCGAGCTTCGGCTTGTTGTCGGTCGCCATGAAGACACTGCCGCTCGGTACGGCCTACACCATCTGGACCGGCATCGGGGCTGTCGGCGCCTTTGCCGTGGGCGTGATGGTGCTGGGCGAAGCAATGACGCCGATGCGCGTGCTGGCCGCCGTCCTCATCGTCAGCGGCCTTGTCTTGATGAAGCTGTCGAGCAGCCACTAA